In Pectobacterium aroidearum, the following are encoded in one genomic region:
- a CDS encoding MFS transporter — MPIALWALVIGAFGIGTTEFIIAGLLPAIATDYGVTIPVAAYMATSYALGVFVGAPVLIILGSRLPKKTMLVFLAGLFILGNLVTALAPSIGIAIVGRIITSLTHGAFFGIGSVLAAEMVPKEKRVSAIAFMFSGLTVANLIGVPVGTWISHQFSWQATFYVITMIGVATAVGVIMLIPPTAKPKAQHIGHEFAAFGNSKVLLSMGITILGPAAFFTSITYIAPMMTEVAHFSEGSITWLLMVFGLGLFVGNWLGGRFADRALMPMLYITLFGQAVILFIFHLTASSQIASIVCIFLMAAFGFATVSPIQKLVMDKARAAGAPTLASAVNIGLFNLGNALGAWVGGSVIASGFGFTAPNWAGGILSLSALILAIAVGVVDKRSSPLTASVECH; from the coding sequence ATGCCTATTGCTTTATGGGCCCTGGTTATTGGCGCCTTTGGGATTGGAACGACAGAATTCATCATCGCGGGTTTGCTGCCGGCAATCGCTACCGATTACGGAGTAACGATTCCTGTGGCGGCATATATGGCGACAAGCTATGCGCTGGGGGTCTTTGTCGGCGCGCCTGTACTTATTATTCTCGGTTCCCGGCTACCCAAAAAAACCATGCTGGTTTTTCTTGCCGGACTCTTTATTCTGGGGAATTTGGTCACCGCTCTCGCACCGTCTATAGGCATAGCGATCGTCGGACGCATTATCACGTCTCTGACACACGGTGCCTTCTTCGGGATTGGTTCTGTACTCGCCGCGGAAATGGTGCCTAAAGAGAAACGTGTCAGTGCGATCGCCTTTATGTTTTCCGGCCTTACGGTCGCGAACCTTATCGGCGTCCCAGTAGGAACCTGGATTAGCCATCAGTTCTCCTGGCAAGCCACGTTCTACGTCATCACGATGATTGGGGTCGCCACGGCGGTCGGCGTAATTATGCTTATTCCTCCCACAGCCAAACCCAAAGCACAGCATATCGGGCATGAGTTTGCCGCATTCGGAAACTCAAAAGTCCTGTTGTCAATGGGCATCACTATTCTTGGTCCCGCAGCTTTCTTTACCTCAATTACCTATATCGCGCCCATGATGACGGAAGTCGCTCACTTTTCAGAGGGATCGATTACCTGGCTGTTGATGGTATTTGGTTTGGGCTTATTCGTTGGCAACTGGCTGGGCGGCCGTTTCGCTGACAGAGCGTTAATGCCCATGCTGTACATCACGCTGTTTGGACAGGCTGTCATTTTGTTTATCTTCCATTTGACGGCCAGCAGCCAGATTGCCTCGATAGTGTGCATATTCCTGATGGCGGCTTTTGGATTTGCGACCGTCTCTCCCATTCAGAAACTGGTGATGGACAAGGCCAGAGCCGCAGGTGCTCCGACGCTAGCTTCCGCGGTCAATATTGGTCTCTTTAATCTTGGTAATGCCCTTGGTGCCTGGGTAGGCGGAAGCGTTATCGCCAGCGGCTTTGGTTTCACTGCGCCAAACTGGGCTGGCGGGATCCTGTCGCTGAGTGCACTGATCCTTGCTATCGCGGTTGGGGTGGTCGATAAACGAAGCAGCCCGTTGACAGCATCAGTAGAATGCCATTAA
- a CDS encoding Lrp/AsnC family transcriptional regulator, with the protein MTNEIEKTNVLRQERHIPAKLDEVDRKILALLATDSSRSYAELGEALHLSAPSVHERVKRLKKDGVIKGTIAKIDGCKVGRTLLTFVLVNTKNVVSTKRLLALSHLPEIEEFHTVAGDCGVMLKVRARDTEDLEELLGKLQEVEGVDSTRSYIVLSTFVERGPMPSL; encoded by the coding sequence ATGACTAATGAAATAGAAAAAACGAATGTGCTTAGGCAAGAAAGGCATATCCCCGCAAAACTGGATGAAGTGGACCGAAAGATATTAGCCCTTCTGGCAACCGACAGCAGTCGGAGCTATGCCGAGTTAGGGGAAGCGCTGCACCTTTCCGCACCGTCCGTGCATGAGAGAGTGAAGCGGCTAAAAAAGGACGGGGTCATCAAGGGGACCATTGCAAAGATTGATGGCTGTAAGGTCGGTCGGACCTTATTAACCTTTGTGCTGGTAAACACGAAGAATGTCGTGAGTACCAAACGTTTACTGGCACTAAGTCATTTGCCGGAAATTGAGGAGTTTCATACCGTTGCCGGAGATTGTGGCGTCATGCTCAAGGTTCGTGCCCGGGATACGGAAGACTTAGAGGAACTGTTAGGCAAGCTACAGGAAGTGGAAGGTGTCGACAGCACACGTAGCTATATTGTCCTGTCGACCTTTGTTGAACGCGGCCCTATGCCCAGTTTGTAA
- a CDS encoding carbon starvation CstA family protein has product MSNVKSIVIWLLVGLAGAFAFATLALSRGEHVNAVWLVVAAVSCYSIAYRFYSLFIAKKVFELDDRRLTPAERHNDGLDYVPTNKWVLFGHHFAAIAGAGPLVGPILAAQMGFLPGTIWILVGVMLAGAVQDFLVLFISTRRDGRSLGEMAKQELGAFAGIITMLGALGVMIIILSALALVVVKALAESPWGLFTIAATIPIALFMGVYMRFLRPGKIAEVSIIGFVLMMLAIVYGGNIAAHPYWGPFFTLKGTSLTWILVIYGFIASVLPVWLLLAPRDYLSTFLKIGVIIGLAFGIVFAMPEMKMPAVSRFIDGTGPVFSGTLFPFLFITIACGAISGFHALVSSGTTPKLVERESHIRFIGYGAMLMESFVAIMALICASVIEPGIYFAMNSPAALIGTTVESASQAINSWGFVITPQELSAIANDVGEASILSRAGGAPTFAVGMAYIITEIFNSRAMMAFWYHFAILFEALFILTAVDAGTRACRFMVQDLVGIAIPRLANSHSWLGNLAGTTVAVSGWGFFVYQGVIDPLGGINTLWPLFGIGNQMLASMALILGTVVLFKMKKQRYAWVTIVPTVWLFITSMTAGWQKIFHEKPSIGFLAQAKRFAAGIEQNTLIAPAKSIKDMETIVFSNQINAALCGFFMLVAVTMLVSAFFVIRRALNSDVPTAKETPVVLRDGVQP; this is encoded by the coding sequence ATGAGTAACGTAAAGAGCATTGTGATCTGGCTGCTAGTCGGCCTGGCGGGCGCCTTTGCGTTCGCCACGCTGGCACTGAGCCGCGGTGAACACGTCAATGCCGTGTGGTTAGTCGTCGCTGCTGTATCGTGTTACAGCATTGCCTATCGCTTTTACAGCCTGTTTATCGCCAAAAAAGTTTTTGAGCTCGACGATCGCCGCCTGACACCGGCGGAGCGTCATAACGACGGTCTGGATTACGTTCCCACCAATAAATGGGTCCTGTTCGGCCACCACTTCGCCGCCATCGCCGGTGCCGGACCGCTGGTCGGGCCGATCCTCGCCGCACAGATGGGCTTCCTCCCCGGCACGATCTGGATTCTGGTCGGCGTTATGCTGGCGGGCGCCGTGCAGGACTTCCTGGTACTGTTTATCTCAACCCGCCGGGATGGTCGTTCTTTGGGTGAGATGGCGAAACAGGAACTCGGGGCATTCGCGGGTATCATCACCATGCTCGGTGCGTTGGGCGTGATGATCATCATTCTCTCAGCATTGGCGCTGGTCGTCGTTAAGGCGCTGGCGGAAAGCCCATGGGGGCTGTTCACCATCGCCGCCACCATCCCTATCGCGCTCTTTATGGGCGTTTACATGCGCTTTTTACGTCCGGGTAAAATCGCGGAAGTGTCTATCATCGGTTTTGTGCTGATGATGCTGGCGATTGTGTATGGCGGTAACATTGCTGCACATCCCTACTGGGGTCCGTTCTTCACACTGAAAGGCACGTCGCTCACCTGGATTCTGGTGATCTACGGCTTCATCGCCTCCGTGTTGCCGGTCTGGCTGCTGCTGGCGCCGCGTGATTACCTTTCCACCTTCCTGAAAATCGGGGTCATTATCGGTCTGGCCTTCGGTATCGTGTTCGCGATGCCGGAAATGAAAATGCCCGCCGTTTCCCGCTTTATTGACGGCACCGGCCCGGTCTTCTCCGGTACGCTGTTCCCCTTCTTGTTTATTACCATCGCCTGTGGCGCGATTTCGGGCTTCCATGCGCTGGTTTCCAGCGGCACCACGCCGAAACTGGTTGAACGTGAAAGCCACATCCGTTTCATTGGCTATGGTGCCATGCTGATGGAATCCTTCGTCGCCATCATGGCGCTGATTTGTGCCTCAGTCATCGAACCGGGCATCTACTTCGCCATGAACTCACCTGCCGCGCTGATCGGCACCACGGTTGAGAGCGCCTCGCAGGCCATCAATAGCTGGGGATTTGTGATTACCCCGCAGGAGTTGAGCGCGATTGCCAATGACGTTGGCGAAGCCTCCATTCTTTCCCGCGCCGGCGGTGCACCAACCTTCGCAGTGGGCATGGCCTACATCATCACCGAGATCTTTAATAGCCGGGCGATGATGGCATTCTGGTATCACTTCGCGATTCTGTTTGAAGCTCTGTTCATTCTGACCGCAGTAGATGCCGGGACGCGCGCCTGTCGCTTCATGGTGCAAGATCTGGTGGGGATTGCAATTCCCAGACTGGCCAATAGCCACTCCTGGTTGGGGAACCTGGCCGGTACAACCGTCGCCGTTTCCGGTTGGGGATTCTTCGTGTATCAGGGTGTCATCGATCCACTTGGAGGGATCAATACGCTCTGGCCATTGTTCGGTATCGGTAACCAAATGCTGGCTTCAATGGCGTTAATTCTCGGTACCGTGGTGTTGTTCAAGATGAAGAAACAGCGCTATGCGTGGGTGACTATCGTCCCTACCGTGTGGCTGTTTATTACGTCGATGACAGCGGGCTGGCAAAAAATCTTCCATGAAAAACCTAGCATCGGTTTTCTGGCACAGGCGAAACGCTTCGCGGCGGGCATTGAGCAAAATACCCTGATCGCCCCGGCCAAATCGATTAAAGACATGGAAACCATCGTCTTCAGTAACCAGATCAACGCCGCGCTGTGCGGGTTCTTCATGCTGGTAGCGGTGACGATGCTGGTTTCTGCATTCTTCGTCATTCGTCGTGCACTGAACAGCGATGTCCCAACGGCAAAAGAGACGCCAGTTGTATTACGGGACGGCGTGCAACCTTAA